Below is a window of Vibrio fortis DNA.
CTTCTTACTTTCCTTGATGTCTTTCTCTAATGAAGCGATAGAGAGTTCTTGCTTCTTGAGGTTGGCCTGCAGGCTATCCAGTTTTTTTTGTTGAGAAGATAGAGCTTGTTGCTGGCGAGAGATCTCGCTCTTAACACCCTTCAGCTCGCCTTGGGAAGCTGCATGAGTAGAGATAGAAAACATAGCACTAGAAAGTAAAATAAGGCCGCTTATAGCTTTAATTTTTTTCATTGTTTTTGTCATCTAAGTTACAGCCTACTCATTAAATTACTTATAGTTAATAGAGCTATCTATGTGGAGATAGAGATTCCAGATACTTTAAAAGCAGATACGAGTAAACGAGATTCGCGATACGAAGAGCTAAAGAGCCGTGACGAGATGAAAGGTACGAGATTTGAACAAACCTGTTCTTGTATTTTGGCTCTTCATCACTCGTTTACTCGTGTCCCGTATCCGCTTTTATTCTGCTCACATCCTGCTACTCAAATCTCTCATCCGCTCTTAAATCCCATCACCATGAATAAAGTTCTGAGAGCGTCCATTAAACCCTTGGTCCATATCCAGGGATGGCTTATCGGTTTTCGGCTTACCGACAATCTTAGCTGGTACACCTGCAACCGTAGTATGAGCAGGAACTGCTTGCAGCACCACAGAACAAGATCCGATCTTCGCACCTTCACCGACTTCAATGTTACCCAAGATCTTCGCACCTGCACCAATCATTACGCCTTCACGGATCTTAGGGTGACGATCGCCACCTTCTTTGCCTGTACCACCTAAAGTTACATCTTGTAGGATAGAGACATCGTTCTCAACAACGGCGGTTTCACCAATCACAATACCGGTTGCATGGTCGAGCATGATTGCCTTACCAATGCGTGCAGCCGGGTGGATATCCACTTGGCACGCCACTGAAATCTGGTTTTGAAGGTAAGTAGCAAGAGCAATACGGCCTTGTCGCCACAACCAATTTGCGACGCGATAGCCCTGTAGGGCATGATAACCTTTTAGGTAGAGCAACGGCATAGAGTACATCTCTACCGCCGGGTCTCGTGTCACGGTTGCGCAAATATCACAAGCCGCCGCATCAATAATTGATTGGTCTTCAGCAAAGGCTTGCTCCACCACTTCACGTACCGCCATCGCTGGCATAGAAGCAGTTTTTAGTTTGTTTGCCAGGATATAACTTAACGAAGCACCGAGACTGTCATGGTTGATGATGGTCGCATGATAAAAACTCGCAAGCATAGGCTCCTGCTCAGATTGCTCTCGAGCTTCCTTTACAATGCATTGCCAGACTTTTTGTTGTTCACAGTGTTTCATTTTTACTATCCATTCTTAAAGCAAGTGACGAGATGAGAGTAAACGAGTGGCGAAGATCTAAAAGATGAGAAAAGCTTTTGCTCTTCGAATCTCGTATCTCGTCACTCGAATCTGCTCTTAACCTTCCGATTTCTTATCTCGAGCCAGCAGATCTTGCGCTGCTAAGTGTGCATCTTTCCCTTGATACAACACTTGATAAATTTGTTCAACAATTGGCATCTCAACACCCATACGTTCAGACAATAGCCAAACCTCTTTGGTATTGCGA
It encodes the following:
- the cysE gene encoding serine O-acetyltransferase, which encodes MKHCEQQKVWQCIVKEAREQSEQEPMLASFYHATIINHDSLGASLSYILANKLKTASMPAMAVREVVEQAFAEDQSIIDAAACDICATVTRDPAVEMYSMPLLYLKGYHALQGYRVANWLWRQGRIALATYLQNQISVACQVDIHPAARIGKAIMLDHATGIVIGETAVVENDVSILQDVTLGGTGKEGGDRHPKIREGVMIGAGAKILGNIEVGEGAKIGSCSVVLQAVPAHTTVAGVPAKIVGKPKTDKPSLDMDQGFNGRSQNFIHGDGI